GCAGGGGAACTTCATGTCGCCCCTGGACCTGACAGAGGCCTAACTTCACATGCTGATTCGCCCACTCCATCGCCATGTTTCACTTACCAGAGCAGGCGCTACCAGCGCAGGGCCCTGCCCCGTGGGCTGACCTCAGCTCCAGGTGTGCTTACCAAGGTGTTGGGGACACTAGTAGCAAGCCTCAGAAAGCCTGCGGTTCACCTGTTTCCATATCTGTGTGGTATTCTGATCCTGTCcggcttcctcctgcaggcccagGAGGTCTTCACCACAACCCCAGACTGCCCAGGGAGGGATTGTCTGGCCCACTCAAGTGACCCCTTCTCAGTGCCTTCTTCCTGCTGCCCAGTGGAGTGAGGGGGTGGCGACAACCCACACAGggttcctcctcttccctcctgcagaacAGGAACTGGTCACAGTTAGCCCAGCATTGGTTTTACCAAGGTGGCATATGTGGCCCAAGTAATGGCGACAGCACTCGGGAGTGATTGTGCCAATGGCTCCACACATCTCACCACTGCACAGCGTAACCAGGAGTCTCAACAGGCGCACCGGCcatatcagccggaaaatccctcAGAGTGTTCACGAATGCATCAGTCTCTGAGGGCGGATGGTCCGCTCTCTTGGCAAAGACCAGGTCTATGAGGGTCAGAGAAAGCCCCCTGGTTGCCATAGAGGCCACGAGGTCCTGCgctggcccatttgaggcagcctcagcgtgaATATTGAAGCCTGCCAGCACTACTGTGAAGGAGTTCTCCAGATGCAATTTAGTTGCCAAAGAGGCAGCTGCAGCTGTCTGCTCAACCTGGGTGGGTTGGGAAACCAAGAATGCTCTGAAGAAGCCAGGACAGTAGTCTGGACAGTGCCTGGAGTCATATATATGCCACCTTtggttccatgatggaaaaagttgggatacaaatgtaagaaaacaaataaaaatgaaggcCCCACCCAGTGAGTCCTTTTTAACAGGGCCCAGTTGGATTTCCCTGTGCATTTCAGCTGGTAGTTGCATTTGCTGTCCCTTTCTCTTAATGCAGCACCCAGGACTGCAACTCTGTCTGGAGCAGCTTCACTTGGCTTAGCGGGGAAGGTGAAACATTTCCTGCTATAACCATCACGGCTCCTGTGATACAACTTCTTCTTTCTGTCCTATCTCGAAGCTAAACAAAAGGTATTTACACGTAAATGCTGCTGTTCCCCATGGgggcgggaggaggaggaagtttgAAAAGAGTGGGAATTCACCCCTCTCTCCTCCTACCATGCGAGCAACATAACAACAATATAATTGGTCATTGAGAGATATTTGCAGAAGTCTCACATAGATAGCAAGTGCATGAAGGTTCTTGTGAATTATCTACATTTACTCAAAAGCACAACACTGAAGAAGAAAATGCCACAAATAGGGTGTTGTTTCTGGTCTGGGGGGATGCTGAGCCCCACTTTTTTTGCAATATGCCCCAGATCTCCAGCCCCTTCGCTCCCTTTTTATTCTTTTGCTGAAGGTGGtgactagttcccagttccttatttataTGAAAGTTTTAAACACAGCTCAAAcaaaattctttttaaagaatTACAGTATCTGTGTCCCACAAAGTAAGCTCTGGAATCTTCTGTCATGATGTgcgagggggggggagggctgtCTTCTTTGAAATCCACAATAATTTTTCCAATCAAAATTATGTTTGTACAAAAGTCATGAAGGCACAATAACTGCAGATAACAgtggcaaatatttatttattgaaacagTTATTCCGAagacaaaatattttattgtcaTAACATAATAATATATCATACACATAATCATATACATCATACATATCTGAAACGCTACATATCACAATGAACCCAGCAATGTACCAGGTTATacatccttttatttatttatttattttattaaatgtatataccgccccatagccgaagctctctgggcggttcacgacagtcctacatcaaatacaataaaccacatatttagacaatttaaaacaactttaaaatttttaaattcttaaaaagttaaaaaacaattttaacacatactaaaatgcctgggagaagagcaaTGTTCCTCCAGTTCATAACAAACATGCTCCATTTCTCTGCAAAAAGATTGTTCTGTTGCCCACCCTCTCTGACCCTCACCATGGTAGTGAGATTGACCAGACATGGAAAGTAACACCATCTAATTCCCCACAGTAAGCATTCTTGTCTTCTTCCAACTGACAGCAATCAACATTCAAGTGGCTATTAAAAGATACCTTTTCTATATCATGAGGTAACATTTAGTCCTTTATAAAACCAAACAACATAACCAAAGGATCTAATGGTAACTTGTAGCATGTCATAATTTCAATTGCATGTATTATTTCTCAccaattttttaattattattttggggACAAACCAAAAAAATGTGGGTTATATCTGCATTTATTGTCTTACATCTCCAGCACATGTTGCCAACATtattataaatataattaagCCTTGCGGGAGTTAAATACCATCAGAAAATaaatttatagaaattttctttcaaATTTATAGTGACTACCTGTTGTGGGATATTTTGCCAAATCCAGTTCCAAGCATCTGTTGAGATCTGACAAGCAGGCTGTAATTTCCAACTATTTTGATAAGTATTGGTTGTTGTGTCTATGTCTGTTAGATATATCAAGGCAGTGTTCAACATACAAACATAACAACATCAGTACAAGTATCCATAACTGAAAACATCAATAAAGCAtcggtagattttttaaaaagaaattcataCTGTGACAGCCTGTCTAAATAATAAGGTTTTCAGAAGACATCTAAAACAAGGCAGGAACTCAGGGTGTGCATCCCACAATAAGCTCAAGGCCATGCCAAATCATACTTTACAACCTCCAGGACAGTATCCTCTATGAGATGACATTGGATGATATCTGTCCCAAAACCTTCCTTGGGCGCAAGACACTGTCAGGTATGGTACCCCCACACCAATAATAACCAAAATGTGTATTCTACTtatttatatcctatctttccttcaaggagctcaaggtggcatacataggtcTGCCTCTCCCCACtgcatcatcacaacaaccctatgctgtagggtaggctgagagtgagtgacgggcccaaggtcctGAAGTGAGCTTCATATTTGACCTCCTGCACTCCCTGGTCCTGGTCTAGTATTCTTAATCATTACATCACACTGGCAGTGTACAATATACAGCATCTAAAACTCAAATTGTGTAGAATATACCATAGATTATACAGTAGCTTAAAGCAAATATTTATGTCCTACTGCATTCAgtctcaccaccaccatcactttTTACAGAAGTGGATGAACTTTTCAGGCATCGTAGCCTCCCCAAGGTAAAGGAACACCTGCCAAATTACAGCCAAATAGGCCCAGGGACTTTTGTTTTGGAcactttaaaatgtgtttgcctataacttttatttttgggtagtcttggatgaaatttgcaggctagCTTGCCCCTTTGGAGAGCATGCATCTTGacagatttaagaacataagaagagcctgctggatcaggccagtggcccatctagtccagcatcctgttctcacagtggccaaccaggtgcctgggggaagcccgcaagcaggacccgagtgcaagaacactctcccctcctgaggcttccggcaactggttttcagaagcatgctgcctctgactagggtggcagagcacagccatcatggctagtagccattgatagccctgtcctccatgaatttgtctaatcttttaaagccatccaagctggtggccattactgcatcttgtgggagcaaattccatagtttaactatgcgctgagtaaagaagtacttcctcttgtctgtcctgaatcttccaacattcagcttctttgaatgtccacgagttctaggattatgagagggagaaaaacttttctctatccgctttctcaatgccatgcataattttatacatttctgtcatctctcctctgacccgccttttctctaaactttgttgttatgtgccttcaagtcgattacaacttatggcgaccctatgaatcagcaacctccaagagcatctgtcatgaaccaccctgttcagatcttgtaagttcattctctaaactaaaaagtgccaaatgctgcaacctttcctcataagggagtcgctccatccccttgatcattctggttgccctcttctgaaccttttccaactctataatatccttttttgagatgaggtgaccagaactgtacacagtattccaaatttcTGCAGGAGAGCTGCAGCGGTTTCCCCCAAGGGCAGTCATTATAGTTTTGTTTTCGTTTTTTGGCTTACAAAAGGAAATTgaataaaaaagaaggaaaaggaagcacTTAATCTTCCCTAGTGTTTTGTGGACAAGTTATCTGAAAATTGCAGGCATAACAAAGGTGCCCTGGGTAAGAAGCCTGCCAGACTGCAGGCAAATAGGCCGGAGCACTTTTTTTTCCCCCTgcgaagggccatagctccgtAGCAGAgcatctttgcatgcagaaggtcccagggttcaGTCCCTTGctgtatctccaggtaaggctgagagcattccctgcctgaaaccctggaaagccactgtctgttagtgtagaccagcctttcccaaccagtgtgcctccagaagttgttggaccacctcccatcttcctgacctttggcaatgctggctgaggctgatgggagttgtggtccaacaacatctggaggcacactggttgaaaaaggctggtgtagacaatactgagctaggtacaCTAATGTCTGATCGTTTCCTAGGTGCTagatttagtagtagtagtatttgcccaccccagcagcaacagaagcagcagcagaaattcTGCAGGCCATTTACAAGCCACTGTGTTGCCCGCATCCCCCCCTCGGGAAGGGTGGCTATTTAAAGAGAAATCCTACCCTCTTCCTTTTCCTAGACTTTTGTGATGTTGTCTGTTGCGGTCTGTCCACTTGTCTCCTTGCTCAGATACGGAGCGGGGTCCACCTTGTTGCTCAGGAATCCCAAGTAGAGCGGCATGTGCTTCTTGCCCTTTTTCACAAAGTAACAGATGCTACAGGGAAGACAAAGCGAGCAAAGACAAGCCATCAGCACAGCCAGCGAGGCCCTGGGTGCCTCAGGAGGGCAAAGGTGCACAGCATCTTTGTCGCTGATCCGAGCTGTAAAGTTTTTGCCCCTGTCACGGTAATAACACAGGGTTTCGTCCAAATCTGGCACAGTGATAGCCGAGGCACCTAGGACATCTAGCCATTGCAGCTCACAGCAGCTGAAGGGATTCCCTGCCACAGACATGGACTGGAGACTCCTTGCCAGGTGCATGACTGTAGCTTCCTCTAAGCTCGGCAGGCGGTTTGCTCGGATGTTCAGCTTCTCCAGTGGAGCACAATGCAGGCTGCGAGGCAAAAGGCTCAGCTTGTTTTCTGACAAGTCCAGTCTTTTCAGCACCCCAAGGCAAGGGAAGTTCAGGCCAGAGATCTTCATCTGGCTTCCTCTTAAAGAGAGCTCCTGCAAAGAAGATTCCAGACCCTCCAAAGCAGCTCCTGGCATGGACAAGCCCTTGTTCTCCGACAGGTCCAGAGAAGACAAAGGGGTGTGACTGAACTGATGGCTGTGCACTGTGCCAAGGTTGTTCCCACGCAAGCTGAGGTGCCTGAGCCGGGGGATGCGCTGGAAGCTTGTGCAGTTCTCTCTTTCAGCTGAAGGGCGTTCTCTCTTGGAGACATTCCATGCCCTACAGAGCTGGATGTTGTTGAGACTCATGTCCACTGCCTCCAGATCAGGCATAATGTCAAAAAAACATTGTGGCAAGTAATGTATGGCATTTCCTTGGAGATCCAGCTTCCTCACTGACAGCGAGATGAGGTCCTGCCTAACCCCAACCCCAGGCTGTCTTCTGTTGGCATCAGGGCTCTGAAAACTGCAATTAGTGGGCAGTTCTACAGTGATGTCCTGAAGGCAGTTCATACCCATGCTAAGAGACTGGAGAGAATTCAAGCTGTAAAGGAATCTGACTGGAAATGATTCCAGATGGTTGTTGCTCAGATCCAAGTCGGTTACCTTTCTCAAGCGAAGATTGGCACTGGACATGTCCCAGGGCCGCCTGTAATGACCAGGTGAATATAACTCTGTCCTGGTGGAGCTGGCTGCCAAGAGGGCAATGGTGTTGTGTGAGACGTTGAGATGCCCCAGCTGGTTTCTTCTGGGGAGCAGCGGGAGGAGAACCAGCCGGTTGTGACTGAGGTCCAAGGCCTGCAGCTGGTAGGGAGCCTCCCCACTAGCCAGCCCTCCTTCTGCTACCTCAAAGAACTCCAGCATGTTGTAGCTGAGGTTTAAAATGCGCAGCTGGGTTAGGCTGAAGCCTGAGATGCAGGGAAGGGAATTCATGGCCAAGTTCAGCACCTCCAAGCCGCTCAGCAGGGTAAAAGCTCCTTCCTCAATCTCTGCAATGTAATTGCTTTTCATGTTGATCTCCCTTAGCTTTGGCATGCCTTGGAAGATGCTCTCTGACAGTCGAGTCACGTGGTTCCTGGAGAGGTCCAGCCGCTCTAAAGAGGGGAGGCTGTGAAGGTACAAAGCCACCATGTCATTGTCTAAGTTGTTTGCCGAGAGGTCAAGGGCTACCAAACTCACCAGCGCCAGGAAAGCTTTTgcattggagttgtagtcccgaTGGAGATGGTTTGTGGCTAGGATCAGAGAGTGAAGGCGGACAAGGTGCTTCAGGGCTCTCTCTGACACCCACTGCAGGCGGTTTGAGCCCAGGTCCAGCTGCTCCAAGTGCTCTAGAGTGGCTGTGTCACTCTCTGTCAGGTTTAAGATGGCATTATGAGAGACATCAATCCGCTTAATTCCATAGCCAAGTCCCTGTGGAAAAGTGGAGAAGCCTCGGCCTTTGCAGGATATGTAAAGCGAGATCTGCAGAGAAACGGAGAGGGTGGGAGAGGGACAGAATAACAAGGGGAGAGTCAGTCAGACTTTGCAGCTGTTCAAAATCCTCAGTCATGAGGGCCTCTACCTTCCTCTGGTCCCCAAGAAACCACAAGACTTTGGGAGGAATTCACATGACTCAAGAACATAGCTGGGCACTGTCAAGTCTTCAGGTTACCAGGTTTCAACCCAGCCCGCACTTACCTCATGACCCTCTTGGGTGAGCAGGAAACACAGAGTTATGGGCCACGGTCGCATTGAGACCATAAAGAAGTACCTTGAAGGACCCAACTAATCAGGCTACAGTTGGCCTCCAAAAGTGCTCAACCAggttgtgcccccccccaagtgtaaAAGCATGATAGGGATGATCATCCTGACATGTaaaattagggttttttttaatggggtTCCTGTAGTTGTGtgggggtggtattgctattgttttgttgttgcttattgttatgtttttacagactgttttgttttgttttaacattataagtcgcttggggacctttgggtatcaagcgactaatacattaataaataataataataataataataataataataataataaatgtgtgttTTCAAATATCTCCACCCTGCCTTTCAGGGCACACTGCCCTCACAAGAAAGTTTATGAACATTTACAATGTAGATCTCTCCTTGGAACTCAGGGGTCCCATGTTCGCTTACCTTGTTTGCAAAAAAGTGTTTGGCGAGTTTTGGAGGGCCTAGAAGTGTAGGAgcagcaacttacaacattggcAAGCAAGACAGAGTTATGAGAGGCCTGAGATTGGTATGGGAGACTGGTCTTAGATCTCTGATTTTGGAGGGGGAGTGGAATACGATGTGGAGTAAGCCTCGCCTCAAGCCCTTATCAGTGAGAAATGGGGGTTCAATGCTAAAGCGAATGCAtacattcatttattaaatttatgtcttgcacttccttccaaaaggagcccaggatgacaaacaggtgataaagcactaaaaacatctataaaatatctttaaaaacaaatcatatttaaaatatatttaattaaaaaaaaatctaaaaaagcaattccaacacagacgcagactgggataaggtctctgcttaaaaggcttgttgaaagaggaaggtcttcaataagcactgaaaagataacagagatggcgcctgtctaatatttaaagggagggcattccaaagggtaggcaccactacactCAAGGTCCGTTtcgtatgttgtgcagaacggacctgctGGTAAGATCATATCtgtaggaggccttcacctgcagagtacagtgattgactgggtatataacatgatctttcagctatcctggtcccaagctgtacagggctttgtacaccaaaaccagaagcttgaacttggcctggtagcaaatgagcagctggtgcaattctttcagcagcgggataacatgttggcaataccatgcctcagtgagcagtcaggccaccgcattttgcatcagctgcagcttccagaccaacttcaagggtagccccacatagtatgcattatagtaatccagcctggaggttaccagtccatAGATAACAGTGGTGAGGctatccagaaatggccacagctgaagctggcaaaaggcactactagccactgaggtcacctgggcctctagcaacaaagatggatccaggagcacccccagactacagacctgctctttcagagggagtatgagcccatccaaagcaggcaattgaccaattatgcagtctcgggaaccaccaacacacagcatctctatcttgctaggattcagattcagtttactggcctGCATCCACcgcaccaccaagtccaggcactggtccaaggcttGCGTGGACTCTCTCGattaagatgttacagagaaacagagttgggtatcgtcagcgtactgctgacactcgccccaaatctcctgatgacccctctcaatggcttcatatagatgttaaacagcatgggggacaaaatagtaccctgtggcaccccacagcacaactaccaggaggGTGAAAGGCAATCaaccaatgctgttctctgaaatcaaccccagagataggattggaaccattgtaaaacccATCTGATAAgatctcaccaagtcagttcaGGAGGATACCAGGGCCACTCAGAGATGAAGTaacaataacagggtcacactcccccgtccttctcccaataaaggtcatccatgagggtgaccaaggccaattcagtctcataaccaggcctgaacccagattgaaatgggtcgagataatctgtttcatccaagagtacttgcaattgctgcaccacaaccctctcgatcaccttccctgtATGTCTACATCACATTAATAGAAGTTTGTCACCTGGGAAGATTTCTATTTTACTTCTTTGTGGGTCTCCAGTGCCTTCCAAGTCTCAATGTGCCTCCTATATTCAGAACCACCTGGTGAATCCCTTTCCCCCTTTCAAGGTTAGGGTTCTTCTCATTCCCAGGCATGCTCAGCCTTTACAAAATGCCTTACTCCATTCTCCATTTCCTTCCTCTTTGGCAGTGCTTTCCACCCACTGCGATAGATATTCTGACAACACACAACtctctcctttacatctccagCTGTGGTGGTGGATGTGCTAGACAGATGTCTTGCCTCGgtcatggactggatgagagccaataaacggaagctcaatccagacaagactttGGCACTGTTAGCTGGTGCTTCCCTGGACCATTTGGTGGGCGACACttgctctgaaggagcaggtgcatagcttgggggtattTCTGGATCTATTACTGTcccttgaggctcaagtggcctcggtggcaaggagtgCGTTCCATCacctttggctggtggcccagctgtgaccatatctgtgttggaatgtatgaggttcaactccaacttgtgggttggggctgcatggggctaaaggcatagctagagaggagacctcttggttgctaagctacacctgtcctttgatctcctgctgtctcttccttcctgctttactgatatgcaaggaatgttgatctcagttccttcctgccttcctacAGTCTTctttctcaagaggggagcaaacatctttcctttgtctctccctctccaccagcatgagggctagcactgggcACAGTATTTGGCTCTCCAGCAtaactagttagctagatgtaaggactctttcctatcaagcatgtacttccagaataaagtatttctttcttattttaaagcttaaagtctctgtctgactaatttgcagggaaggtagaatcttagcagattcaaacacacacacacacgctcgcTCAAAAGTCTCCGTTCCGTAGCGCAGCATTAAGACTCTCCGACACTCCCCACCACATACCACCCCCCCGTCTCTTCTCCAGTTCCTCCCCTACTGCATTCAAAATGACACTGACTCCTCAAAAATACATCCCTTGACCCATCGTCTTTCTCCCTAGGAAcacaagagcctgctgcatcagggcagtggcccactTAGTGCAGcaccattctcacagtggctgaccaggtgTCCCAGTGGGAAGAGACCCACAAgccggacctgagtgcaaaagcaactcttccctcctgcggtttccagcaactggtcttcagaagcatactgtctctgactatggaggcagagcacagccatcatggctagtagccactgatagccctttcttccatgaatgtgtctaatcctcttttagatcAAAGTTGGCGGCTGTCATGACCTCTTGCGGGAGCgaagtccatagtttaactttgtgttgcatgaagaaatactttcttttgcctgtcctgaaacttccaa
The DNA window shown above is from Rhineura floridana isolate rRhiFlo1 chromosome 16, rRhiFlo1.hap2, whole genome shotgun sequence and carries:
- the LOC133371501 gene encoding transforming growth factor beta activator LRRC32-like, yielding MAFLYGCFILWPLLLPLPVLLSAQPDWEETPKPLPCQKISLYISCKGRGFSTFPQGLGYGIKRIDVSHNAILNLTESDTATLEHLEQLDLGSNRLQWVSERALKHLVRLHSLILATNHLHRDYNSNAKAFLALVSLVALDLSANNLDNDMVALYLHSLPSLERLDLSRNHVTRLSESIFQGMPKLREINMKSNYIAEIEEGAFTLLSGLEVLNLAMNSLPCISGFSLTQLRILNLSYNMLEFFEVAEGGLASGEAPYQLQALDLSHNRLVLLPLLPRRNQLGHLNVSHNTIALLAASSTRTELYSPGHYRRPWDMSSANLRLRKVTDLDLSNNHLESFPVRFLYSLNSLQSLSMGMNCLQDITVELPTNCSFQSPDANRRQPGVGVRQDLISLSVRKLDLQGNAIHYLPQCFFDIMPDLEAVDMSLNNIQLCRAWNVSKRERPSAERENCTSFQRIPRLRHLSLRGNNLGTVHSHQFSHTPLSSLDLSENKGLSMPGAALEGLESSLQELSLRGSQMKISGLNFPCLGVLKRLDLSENKLSLLPRSLHCAPLEKLNIRANRLPSLEEATVMHLARSLQSMSVAGNPFSCCELQWLDVLGASAITVPDLDETLCYYRDRGKNFTARISDKDAVHLCPPEAPRASLAVLMACLCSLCLPCSICYFVKKGKKHMPLYLGFLSNKVDPAPYLSKETSGQTATDNITKV